TTAGGCAGAGTACGAGACTCAACATCGTCTTTCTTAGTCAGCAGCTCGCGTAACTATGCTTCAAAGTAAATAATCTGTCTAGTTAAGCAACTAAAAGATCTGAAATTTGTCGAGTAATGTATTTGATTCTGTGTCGGTTATACCCGGTTTCGATAGGTCAGGCAAAAGCACAAAAACCACCCCAGCAATTGGTTCAAGCACGAATGAATCCGGCGGCGTGATTCTCGGTGAGTATCTCTCTTCAATTCTCTTGGATTCTCtggcaaattgaaaatacatgtatatataggAATACGAGAATCATTTCAGCGGTAACGAGTGGTCGAGGGGATGCGAGGACTGAAGTAGGAATGGCCGCGTTAGATATCCGATGCCCGCATTTGATTCTCTGCCAGATCTGCGACTCCCAGACATACACGAATACCTTGACCAAATTATACGTGATCGATCCAGTCCAAGCAAGCATTATTCTTTTACTCTAAGTGACCAGAATTCGAAAGATCGAAATTAGAGCTCTCAACGCGGTTTGCAGGTTTTAATGCCGGACACGATGTGCGAACGCGTCGCAGGCAAGAATATGCTTTACCGTTCGATTGTGGAAAAATTTCCGGAAATACAATTAACACCGATATCACGAATGCATTTTAACGACACGATCGGCTTGGAACGGTTGCGAAACTTATGTACCGCAGAGTATTCGTCCGTGGAGCTCTTTATCAAGCACAAGTATGTTTCTGCGCGCACTTCTACGTGTGGACTTTATCGTTACAGTATTCTCGCCATAATTGTCAAGCAGATCTCTACCGTAATTGACACTCGAAAgacttgaaattataattattatagtgtGAATACTGTTTGCAGGTATTATGCGTTAGCCGCGGCCGCTGCTCTGTTAAAGTACGTTGAATTTTCCCAGCTTATTATTTACTCACCGAGATCGATGCGAATTGAATTTCAAGGGTCACCAAATACTACCAGTATAGGTAAGTTCAAAGAGGCATTGGCGAGACAGacagttattttaattgtttctcgaTAAATGATAGATCTGGAAAGCGCGCGAAGCTTGGAATTGGTTCAGTCGCAATCCGGTCAACGGAATGTTAGTTTGCTAGGAATTCTTGATCGTTGTTCGACGCCGATGGGTAGAAAACTATTGCGCGCCAACATCTTGCAACCTCTATGCGAAGAGCGCGCAATAGTTAATCGACAATCTTCGATCGCCGAGCTGGTATCGAATCGCTCGTTACGAATTATTCTTCAGGTAGTGTAATTTATTGACTGTTTAGCCAATTCAAAAGTCCGTTCCAGCTGATGCGTATTTCTTTCATTGCTCTACAGCCGCTTATACGCCGACTTTACGGCGCGGATAGACTGGCGGGTTTATCGACGACGCCCATTTCTCATGAAAATAGTGTGCAATGTgctgaacaaaatttaaacTATGTGCTTCTTTTGAAAAACATGTTGGACACTGTTCCGGAGCTTAAAAAGACTCTCGAAGATGCTCAGACAGATCTTCTACGACAGATCCGAAAGGTTTCTGTCCGCTTTCTACTCAAACTCAAACTTTCGAAAACTTTTTGAACCTTACTCAATTTCTTAGAGATTGGAGAATCCTCGATTTCGGCTAATGAGGGAACGGATCCTCGAAACGATACATCCGGACGCGAGGTTCGTGGTAGGATACACATCGTCGAACATGCAACGTTGCTTTGCCATCAAGGCAGGAATCAATGATTTATTGGATGTAGCTCGACGAACGTACTGCGAGTTGATCGATGATATGAAATGTGGGTTCAACGATCAAGTAGacaaactattaaaattctcCGGAAATATGGTCTTTGCAacatgaaaatcattttctgcACTTACTAATTTATTCATCTCATTTCCATGTCTTGGCAGCCATGGTGGAAAATTTGGCGTCGAAATTCAAATTACCTCTATCCCTGGGATGTAACGGGACCCAGGGATATCACATCCAAGCAGTTCTACTGCGAAACTCGAATGTGGAAACATGGAAACTTCCAACCGAATTTATCGAGGTTTGTGCACAATTTCTTTGATCCGATTACCTATACCTTTTCACTTTGATCTTACATTCACAATTGGTCAACACGTTTAAAATTAGGTACGGAAAAGCAGGCGTGTTTACACGATGACTACAACCGCACTCGCAACATTGAGTCAGCAGTGCAAGATCGCTTCCGAAGAATTGCATTTAATGAGCAACGTGTAAGTATTTAAGTACTCGTCTCGTTGCGCGTCGTTGAGCGCATTGGTTGGAAACACCAATACCTTTATTTATACCTATACGTATATGTACTATACCAATGACAGGCTGCTCTGCGACTTGCTACAAAGTATTCGGGAATATATTGATTGCCTGTTTCAATTGAATGACGATGTGGCAGAGTTGGATGTAATAAGTTCTCTCGCTCAAACGAGTTCTCTTCATGCTTATGTCAGGCCAACGTTTGGATCCGAGCTGGAATTACTCGATTCCAGACATCCAGTTTTGGAAACTTTTGGTACTGACGATCCTGTACCAAATAACATTGTATGCTTccgatttaatttcaactttttcactctacagaattttataataatgaatttgtGTCTGTTTTCTGTCTCAGAGTGCATCGATACCTTggaattttcatataatttccGGACCAAACATGAGCGGCAAGTCGACCTATCTCAAGCAAATCGTTTTATTGCATATAATGGCACAGATTGGTTGCTTCGTGCCAGCAAAGAAAGCAACTTTTCGTCTAACAAATCTAATATTCTGCAAAATAGCTGTTCGCGACGATATAGAATGCAATGCTTCAACGTTTGTTCTCGAAGTAGGTCCAAATTTATTCGCGCTACATTTATTCTTtatgtttttgtttctttctttcgtttcaatttatgtTTTAGATGAAAGAGGCACAATACATGTTAAGATTGGTCACATCAACCTCTTTAGTTGTTTGGGATGAACTATGCAAGGGAACTGCGATTGAAGAAGGTGTTTCGATCGCGTGGGCTATATGCGAATGGCTTTTACACACTACAGCTTTCGTTTTTGTTGCAACACATTTTTCTTACTTAACTAGACTAGCAGTCTTGTACTGCAATGTAACCAAGTAAGTCACTTTATGAAgctaatttcataatttatactCTTATATTATCCACACGTACACGGAACGTGTCCATTCAGTACTTTCAAAAAGACCCTTCAAACGTATATGTCATGAAATCtgataattggaaaataaagaaaatattctatatctaTTTATGTCATGCAAAATTCATTATTGGAAAGCTGGAGAACAATTTATGCGTGCCGCGTTTATcgtaaaatacaatgtaaaatctaattaaattaaaataatcaattttttcaagaCGATAGCAACATCTCttatgataaaattttgaagCTTCGTCCAGGGGTCTGTACAGCGCCAAATCATGTAGCGGCAAAACGTTCAAACTATTAGCTAAAATCAACTGTTGATAATTTTGTCTACGTGTTTGAGGGTTTTGCCGCTACATGAATTGGCtctgattttaaattttaacccacgttttaatttcattcaatttcattgctttactttaaaatacaatttatgaagaactgaatattaatattaaactgaATACTATCCAAATCTattaaggaatattttatctattcgaTGCTAAACGAACACGttacgtaaataaaatatacgtacatCGGGCTATCGATTACGAATTACCAGATTCGTTTTGAACTGTTTTAGCCACAGCTTTGAAACGATAAGAATGCAGGACTCATCACTGAACGACGAAAATTCGCACCGATACACGTATACACATCGGCTGAAATTTGGTGTGGCAACTACGAACGATTACGGCATCGTTTTAGCAGAATTGTCAGACCTACCGAAATCTGTCACAGAACAAGCGCGAAAATATGCTTCCGGAGAACAAGTGGTAAGCACGACTTGCATCCATGCTAAATACCGTGTACCAATTATCTTTTTTCCCAACAGATTGCCACTAAtcaaatttcaatcgaaaccAATACCTGGGAACACAAGTGCTACCGTATCATCGCTAAAATGTATCAGCTTCTTAAAAAAGAGGGCGCAAATGAAAACTCCGACTATAGAGGAATACTCGCTGATCATGTGGAACAGATAATGAATCTTCGAATTCAGGACGCTAACGAGAACAATGAACATGCGGTAAAGAGAATTGAAAAGACGACGAATGACGCTAACCGAGTTAATACGGAAGCAACGACTAACCAATTGTACTTAAATGAGCACACGTCGACAGATACTATTGATGAAACTCGGTCTCATGAAAATATGGTTACTAGAAAAATCGAAGTTTCTGATTCTTCGGATCGTTTATCGCTCTATAACAAATCGATCGAGAACCAAAGCGAACACTGCCAAGTTCGAAATGAATTCTCATGCGATCATAATCTCAACTTCAGCGAATGTCTTGTATCGCGCCAGACATCCTTTAATTCAGCCGGGTCCCCGCTCTTTCTTTCGTCGCCGGgcatgattaataatttaaaatttcaatccaacaatcaatttgaaaaaaccAACGTGTCGATTGACACGTTAGCCGACGAGACTGTTGTTTTGTCCCAACCGCTTACATCCGTTTGCTGTTCACCGTTAGTGCACATACCAATATCATCTACGTCCAAATTGTCGAATTCGAATCTACACGAATATTGTTTGTCTGATTTAGACTTCGATCTTGATGTAGACTTATGCGAAAGATCTCAAGCCTCTATTTCTTTTAACGTGCCATATTTTGAATCGGACGGATCAATCGAGGCAGATCAGCCGATCTTACGATCTAGTTAaactattttgattttttattcaaaattattctttctatgcgtattaaataaatttaattatatcatatcgTCAGGTTTGATTCAAATCTTATTCTTCATTCTGGGTCTTCTTACTCAAGTGGAACTGATGATCACAGAATAAAGACAAAAGCTTTGCTGATAGCAGATTCCATCCTTAAATCATATTGATCATATGGATCATTGTATATGGTTTAAGATGGCATCTACCCTTATCATGTACTACATACCATGACTGCATATGTACAGTAATACCTCAGGttttgtacgattttcatATTTCCCATAGCTTTTCTAAgcatccccaccattttactgcgcatCCAATCCGTAGTGGACTCTGTCTCACAATTTGTACTCCTATTCTCGATAATAAAGCTAACAGTAGGACCTTCTAACCAGTTCGCTTTACCAAAACATCGTCGCTACCAGCGCCAACCGTCAACAACCACCATCTTGAGCTACCTCTACCGTTTCgacgaaatttaatatgtacaaTCTTTTATAGTGTTTAACCTCTTGCTCCATAGGAGTTAGGTTAAGTTTACTAAAGTAAAACCAAACTATGCACGTATCgatacagtataaaatattcgaatcatGCCAAAAGTTTCTTCGGcaacataaaatagaacagttgaaaaatgtttctaatgAGTAAGAATTAATCATTGCTCTTGTCGTGGCAATCTACGTAATTTCTGGGTGACAATTGGTGAAAAGATGTTGACGCGACACACAATAATCGCAGAATCTAATCCGACCGCAACAGTgccaataaatattgttgccACCGAAGATGGTCGAACGTTATTAGCAATGACAGGTAAAAAGTTGTGTTGATAATACTCAAGTATTTGCAAGTGAATCTGtgaatgttaatttttacagaagACAAAGATGGTCTATTGGAAGTCATCGCGACTCCGGTTACGCTTATTGGACATAATGGTACATCCATGTCATTGATGGatgtaaaaaatcttaatagtTGTTTGATATTACAACCAGTATGTTTATATTCTGTCTTTTTGCAGTACTTTTATAGAGAAGTATCATAGTTTctaatataaagatatttttcagtctccttttcaaattaatttggaCAATGGCGAGAGTTCAGAAATTGAACGATCCAAGCAAATTCTTCAAGTTGACTCTGATGTTCCCCAACGAATTAAAACCAGAGTAGATTTAGGTACAATGCATCATTTTCTTGATAACGAATCCTTAGAACAAGAAAAGAGcaacaaaatttctaaagaGAAATCAACAGCCATGATTACAAAACCAAATAGTCCTGGACGGCCCAAAAAGAACAGTGCTATTTCATTGAAagtaatttgatatttatgttacatgtgattctttattcattttagtTATGTCTCATAGTTTATCATACTGTATTTATGTAGAGTCAGAGAAAAAGATTTTAGTAACAAACCcagttgtttaattttaggGGAAAGAAAGTTTAAGATGTGACATATGCCAGCAAGAATTTACCAAACAAGCTC
This sequence is a window from Augochlora pura isolate Apur16 chromosome 9, APUR_v2.2.1, whole genome shotgun sequence. Protein-coding genes within it:
- the LOC144475120 gene encoding mutS protein homolog 4, which translates into the protein MNVIQTDKPFQPPKARPMNQTRAREQAFAVPFPAEYQSRLNANNRPATNWRSASSNYSRSSNRGRNLGRVRDSTSSFLVSSSRNYASKSGKSTKTTPAIGSSTNESGGVILAVTSGRGDARTEVGMAALDIRCPHLILCQICDSQTYTNTLTKLYVIDPVQVLMPDTMCERVAGKNMLYRSIVEKFPEIQLTPISRMHFNDTIGLERLRNLCTAEYSSVELFIKHKYYALAAAAALLKYVEFSQLIIYSPRSMRIEFQGSPNTTSIDLESARSLELVQSQSGQRNVSLLGILDRCSTPMGRKLLRANILQPLCEERAIVNRQSSIAELVSNRSLRIILQPLIRRLYGADRLAGLSTTPISHENSVQCAEQNLNYVLLLKNMLDTVPELKKTLEDAQTDLLRQIRKRLENPRFRLMRERILETIHPDARFVVGYTSSNMQRCFAIKAGINDLLDVARRTYCELIDDMKSMVENLASKFKLPLSLGCNGTQGYHIQAVLLRNSNVETWKLPTEFIEVRKSRRVYTMTTTALATLSQQCKIASEELHLMSNVLLCDLLQSIREYIDCLFQLNDDVAELDVISSLAQTSSLHAYVRPTFGSELELLDSRHPVLETFGTDDPVPNNISASIPWNFHIISGPNMSGKSTYLKQIVLLHIMAQIGCFVPAKKATFRLTNLIFCKIAVRDDIECNASTFVLEMKEAQYMLRLVTSTSLVVWDELCKGTAIEEGVSIAWAICEWLLHTTAFVFVATHFSYLTRLAVLYCNVTNHSFETIRMQDSSLNDENSHRYTYTHRLKFGVATTNDYGIVLAELSDLPKSVTEQARKYASGEQIATNQISIETNTWEHKCYRIIAKMYQLLKKEGANENSDYRGILADHVEQIMNLRIQDANENNEHATSILM